One genomic segment of Occultella kanbiaonis includes these proteins:
- the glmM gene encoding phosphoglucosamine mutase, which produces MARLFGTDGVRGLANREVTAELALQLGTAAAHVLGERGTFADRRPHAIVGRDPRVSGQFLSAAVIAGLASAGVDVEDLGVLPTPAVAYLTAAENADLAVMISASHNPMADNGIKFFARGGVKLDDAVEDAIEAQLGSDWVLPIGADVGRITLDRGLGGDRYVQHLLSTIGHDLAGLRIAVDCANGAASQVGPDVLRAAGADVVVINASPDGRNINEKCGSTHPEQLQAAVVASESHLGVAYDGDADRCLAVDHTGALVDGDQIMGMLALALAEEGRLAHNTLVVTVMSNLGLILAMREAGIRTEQTGVGDRYVLEAMRTGGFSLGGEQSGHVIMSDHATTGDGVLTGLHLAARVAATGRTLADLASVVQRLPQVLINVPGVDKARVNSDEGVAAAVSAAQERLGDTGRVLLRSSGTEPLVRVMVEAAEQEQADSEARALSDVVLARLALA; this is translated from the coding sequence ATGGCACGACTTTTCGGCACCGACGGGGTGCGGGGACTTGCGAACCGGGAGGTGACCGCCGAACTCGCGCTGCAGCTGGGCACCGCCGCCGCGCACGTGCTGGGTGAGCGCGGCACGTTCGCCGACCGCCGCCCGCACGCGATCGTTGGCCGCGACCCACGTGTCTCCGGCCAGTTCCTCTCCGCCGCCGTGATCGCCGGCCTGGCCAGCGCCGGGGTGGACGTCGAAGATCTCGGAGTGCTCCCGACACCGGCCGTTGCCTATCTGACCGCCGCCGAGAACGCGGACCTCGCCGTCATGATCTCGGCCTCGCACAACCCGATGGCGGACAACGGCATCAAGTTCTTCGCGCGCGGTGGCGTCAAGCTCGACGATGCTGTCGAGGACGCCATCGAGGCTCAGCTCGGCAGCGACTGGGTACTGCCCATCGGCGCCGACGTCGGCCGCATCACGCTCGACCGGGGCCTCGGCGGTGACCGGTACGTGCAGCACCTGCTGAGTACGATCGGCCACGACCTCGCGGGTCTACGGATCGCGGTCGACTGCGCCAACGGCGCCGCGAGCCAGGTGGGACCCGATGTGCTCCGGGCCGCGGGAGCCGACGTCGTGGTCATCAACGCCTCACCCGACGGGCGCAACATCAACGAGAAGTGCGGATCGACGCATCCCGAGCAGCTCCAGGCCGCCGTGGTGGCCTCGGAGTCCCATCTCGGAGTCGCCTACGACGGTGACGCCGACCGGTGCCTCGCGGTGGACCACACCGGTGCCCTGGTCGACGGGGACCAGATCATGGGCATGCTCGCGCTCGCACTGGCCGAGGAGGGCCGCCTCGCCCACAACACCCTCGTCGTCACCGTGATGAGCAACCTCGGCCTGATCCTGGCGATGCGGGAGGCGGGCATCCGCACCGAGCAGACCGGCGTCGGTGACCGCTATGTGCTCGAGGCCATGCGGACAGGCGGGTTCAGCCTTGGTGGCGAGCAGTCCGGTCATGTGATCATGTCCGATCACGCGACAACCGGTGACGGCGTCCTGACCGGATTGCACCTCGCCGCCCGGGTGGCGGCCACCGGTCGCACCCTCGCCGACCTCGCCTCGGTGGTCCAGCGACTGCCGCAGGTCCTGATCAACGTTCCCGGCGTGGACAAGGCGCGCGTGAACTCCGATGAGGGTGTCGCGGCTGCGGTCAGCGCCGCCCAGGAACGGCTCGGCGATACCGGGCGGGTGCTGTTGCGCTCCTCCGGGACGGAGCCGTTGGTCCGGGTGATGGTGGAGGCCGCCGAGCAGGAGCAGGCCGACAGCGAGGCGCGCGCGCTCAGCGACGTGGTCCTGGCCCGGCTCGCGCTCGCCTGA
- the rpsI gene encoding 30S ribosomal protein S9: MSETITEIDELEGETPSSYTTETTAAETTGAGRSLTAPGAALGRRKEAIARVRLVPGTGTWKVNGRTLEEYFPNKLHQQLVGAPFTLLDLTGRFDVVARITGGGVSGQAGALRLAIARALNEIDGESNRATLKRAGFLTRDSRVTERKKAGLKKARKAPQYSKR; the protein is encoded by the coding sequence GTGTCCGAGACCATCACCGAGATCGACGAGCTCGAGGGCGAAACCCCCTCGTCGTACACCACCGAGACCACGGCTGCCGAGACCACCGGCGCCGGCCGCTCGCTGACCGCCCCCGGCGCTGCCCTCGGCCGCCGCAAGGAGGCCATCGCCCGCGTGCGACTGGTGCCCGGCACCGGGACCTGGAAGGTCAACGGCCGTACCCTCGAGGAGTACTTCCCGAACAAGCTGCACCAGCAGCTGGTGGGTGCACCGTTCACGCTGCTCGACCTCACCGGCCGCTTCGACGTCGTCGCGCGCATCACGGGCGGCGGAGTGTCCGGCCAGGCCGGCGCACTGCGGCTGGCCATCGCGCGGGCGCTGAACGAGATCGACGGCGAGTCCAACCGCGCCACGCTCAAGCGGGCCGGCTTCCTCACCCGCGACTCCCGAGTCACCGAGCGCAAGAAGGCCGGTCTCAAGAAGGCCCGTAAGGCCCCCCAGTACTCCAAGCGCTGA